Within Anaerobranca californiensis DSM 14826, the genomic segment ATTAGCTGATTGGCTTTCCTCTAAGGAGAGGGAAAGGGATGAAGTTAATAAGGATACCTATTATACTGTGCCTTTAACTTCAATTTTCTCTAGGTTATTTGATGAAAATAAAGAAGGTTTTTGTTATCCTTTAGAACCATTAGATATATCTAGTGGTTTTCCAAAGGAAAATATTAAACTTAATACTGCTCATTATGAAAACTTTGCAACTAAATTTTTAGAGGAAATCGGCAAGGTAACAAATGATGAACAACTATTTTATTTATTAGAAAAATATTGGTGGTGTATTCCCGCCCAAACTACAAATCATGTTCCAGATATATCTTTATTTGACCATTCAAGAACGACAGCGGCAATTGCCCTTTGTTTGTATATTGAATATGCCAATAATAAACTTACAAGAGAAGATTTAATTAAAATGGATAAAAACGATAAAGAACATTTTATACTAATAAATGGTGACGTTTCAGGAATCCAAAACTTTATATTTAATATACCTAGTAAAGGGGCAGCTAAATCTTTAAAGGGTCGTTCAGTTTATATTTCATTATTAACTGATGTTATTGCTAATTATATTGTTAAAAGGTTAAATTTAAAACAGGCAAATATTTTATACAATGGAGGAGGAAACTTTTATATATTAGCACCGAAATCAGCAGAAGAGGACTTTAAAAACATAAGAAGAGAGATTGGGGAAGTTTTATTAAATGCCCACAGAGGTTCAATATATGTTGCAATAGATTATATAAACTTAGCACCTAAAGACTTTGATGAATTTACAAAGAAATGGGATAAAGTTAAAAGAAAAGTTAATAAAAGTAAAAGGAAAAAGTGGCATGAGATAGATTTACAACAAAACTTTGATAAAGTTTTTGGTCCTTATGGAATTTTTACAAAAGAAAATGAGCATTGTTATCTCTGTGGGATAGATAAAAGTGAAAGAAAAGTATCTTACAATAATGATTTAGAAAAAAGCCTTTGTTCATTATGTGAAAGTTTTATTAAAATTACTTCCGATCTTTCTACGGCAAACGCTTTAAAAATTGAAGAGGTAGATGATAATAGGTTTAATACTAAAATAAACACATATGAAGATATTTTTAGGTCTTTTGGTTTTAGATACAAGTTTGTTAACATAAATACTGATATTGATTTAGAACAAAACGGGAGAATGTATCTTATAAACAATACAGACTTTATAGAAAATGGTTACAGAGGATTTAAATTTGGTGCCTTTAATTTACCCTTAGATCCCCAAAATGGCAATATATTGACATTTGAACAAATTGCTGAAAAAAGTAAAGGTGATAATAAGTTAGGGGTATTAAAACTTGATGTCGATAATTTAGGCAACATTTTTTTAAATGGCTTAGGTAAAAGTACAAGTATCTCTAGAGTTGCTTTTTTGAGTAGAATGTTAGCACTGTATTTTCAAGGCTATATAAATGAACTTGTTAAAAAAAGGGGATGGCAAGAAAAACTATATATTGTTTTTTCCGGTGGTGACGATACATTTATAATTGGTTCATGGGATACTGTACTAGAATTTTACCAAGCATTTTATGAAGATTTTAAAAAATTTGTATGTCAGCATCCTAAAGTAAACTTTAGTGCAGCAATTAGTATATTTAGATATGATTATCCAGTTATCATGTCAGCGGAAATTGTTGAAGATAAACTAAATGAAGCTAAAAATTTCTTGGATAAGGGAGAAAAGCAACCTACAAAAAATAAAGTTAATTTGTTAGGTGAAACATTTAATAAAGAAGAAATAAGTAAAGTTTTAGAGTTTAAAGATTTGTTATTGGAAATTATTAAAGAAAACTCAAAGGATAAGAATTTTGGTAGAAGCTTTTTGTTTAAAATACAAAAAAGCACCTTAGGCTTTAAAAATATCCTTGAAAAATCTACCAAGGGTTTAGTAGACAACTTTAGATTTTGGCGATTAGCTTATTATTTAAGGGAAATTAATGAAGGAGTTACAGTAAATGGAGAAAAAATAAATTATGCTGAAAAAATTTTAGATTTTTATCGAGAAATAGTTTTAGATAATATACTAGATAAATCTCAAAATAAAAAAATTAAAAACATAATGATCATACCTGTTGCTATAAAGTTAGCTTTGTTAGAAACCAGAGATTAAAAGGAGGATGAAGGGATGAACAAGTATCATAATTATGGAAAACCTAATAAGAAATATAATCCTTCAAATCGAAATAACGATGAAGAACAAAAGAAAAAAATGGAAGAAATTAATAGAATTCATAACTTTTTTAAAGAAATTATTTTAATATTAGATGAACAAATGGACAAATATGATGAGTTTTGCAATAAAGCTAAAGAATATGCTGAACTTTTAAAGAAATCCAAGGTAACTACATCAAAAATCAGAAAAATATATGCTAGGATTATGCAAGCTAAAAAGGTTTCTGATTTAAAAAAATTAAGGCCTCTTTTAGCTTACACAGCAGGACGGGATAATAAAGCAAAATATTTTATGGAACTGTTAGATCAGTTAATTGAAAAAATGACTTTACAGGAAGATGAGCAAGGGAAAAAACAGGTGGAAAATTTCAAGACATTTATGGAAGCTATAGTCGCTTATAGAAAATATGTTGGAGAAGATGAATAAAATTAGGAGGGATTTAAAATGCAATTAAAAGGGAAATTGTTTATTAAAGGTAGAATTTTAGCATTAACTGGGTTGCATATTGGTGGTTCAAAAACCGATGTAGCTATTGGTGAGATAGAAAATAGTGTTATTAAAACTTCCCAAGGAATTCCTTATATTCCAGGTTCATCTTTGAAAGGTAAAATCCGTTCCCTTTTAGAAAAGACAAAATTAAATAATATAATAGAAAAAAATAGTCATAAAGAAAATTATATATGTAACTGTGGAAAGTGTAATGTATGTGTAATTTTCGGAGCAGGTGCAGGTTGTAGTGAAGATGTTAAAGGTTCAACAAGGTTAATAGTAAGAGATGCTTATTTAAATCAAAAGACAATAGAAAAGATGGAAAATAAAGAAGGGGAGTTTGGAAATTTACATTTAACTTATACAGAAAGTAAATGGGAAAACTCCATTAACAGATTAACTTCTAAAGCAGATAATCCAAGGCAAACGGAAAGGGTACCTAGTGGTGCAGAATTTGATTTTCAGTTTATATATAACATTATGGAAGATAAAGATATAGATGAAAGGTTTAAAGAACTTTTATTAGGGTTAAGTTTATTAGAAGATGATTATTTAGGTGGCAGCGGTTCAAGGGGGTATGGAAAAGTGAAATTTATAATAGATGAAATTTCACTAAAAACTATTAAAAATTATTTAGAAAGTAATACAACACCAATTAATATTGCCGAGAAAATGGACACATTAGAAATAATCAAAGAAAATGAAAATGAAATATTGAATAAAATAAGACAAGCTTTAGGAGAGGATGAAAATGAAAATCTTTAAACTTTTCCCTAGTGAGTTAACGAAATTTCATCTAGGGGATAGTAATAGAAAATTAAAGGATTATTTTTCATCGGATCAATTATTTTCAGCTTTATATAACTGTGGTATGTTATTATTTAATAAAGATGATAGCTTTTTTAAAGAATTGAAAGAAACAACTTTTACATCCCTTTTCCCTGGCATATCAATTAAATTTAACGAAGAAGTAAAAGATATTATTTTTCTTCCTAAACCTTTATGTGCTATGGAGATTGGAGATAAAAATGTTAGTAGATTAGTTAATCATAAAAAGTTTAAAAAAATTAAATTTATTTCTTTTGATCTATATAAAGAAATGCAAAAAATGTGGGATGATAAAGAAAAAGAAATAAAACTTGATTTATCTAAGGTAGTAATTGTTGGAGGGACATATGCTTGTACATTAGAAGAATTACAGCACTTACAGGAAAAAATTGATTTTAATAATGTAAAATTATTTAAAACAAGGGTTGTACCAAAGGTCGTTATATCTAGACTAAATGATACTTCTGATAACTTTTATTTTCAAGATGAATTAGAGGTGAACTATTACAAAGCTAGAGATGTTATTATTAGACCCTTTTTCTACTTTTTATGTAAAGAAGAAGTATCTTCAAAATTTAAAGGTGTCGTTAGATTATTAGCAGATGAAGGTATAGGGGGAAAAAGGAGTTTATCAAATGGGATTTTTGAAGAGGTATTAGAAGGAGATTTTGAAGAAGAAATCTTTAATCACAGTAGTGGATATTATATGAATTTATCAAGTATCTATCCTAAAAAAGAAGAAGTTGTAAATTTAGATTGTTATGAGCTAGAAGAAAGGAATGGATATATCTACTCTGGAAGAACGACTGGTATTAGAAAAAAGACTGTTAGGTTAATAAAGGAAGGCAGTATATTTAAAGACGTAATTTCAGGAAGGTTAATGGAAATGAAGGAAGATGTTTTTAAAGAACATTGTATTTATTTATATGGTAAAGGTTTTTTAATCCCTTTTGGGGAGGTGGTTAAATGAGATTTTCTTTAGAAACTTTAACACCTGTTAGTATAGGTTCTAATGACAAAGCGTCACAGTTTATAGATTATATCTACGAAAACAAAAAAGTTTATTTTATTGATCATGAAAAAATATTCGATTATATTAATGGTTTACCTAAAGGTAAAGATTTAATTGAACAATATTTAAAAATTATAAAAGATCAAAGTAGTAAAAATACAAACGAAGTTACTTTAACATCTTTTTTAAAAAATTATAGAATTGATTTTAAAAAGTACTCTACAAACATAGTGGATACCTTAGATGATGTCAAAACAGAAATAACTTTGCATATAAAGACTAATAATTGTCCTTATATTCCAGGTAGTTCATTAAAAGGGGCC encodes:
- the cas10 gene encoding type III-A CRISPR-associated protein Cas10/Csm1, which translates into the protein MNESIYIGALLHDLGKFIERSKKFNLDKEFQVGDVGHPKYSAQVISVLQKRNDFFAKHERRVVEFALYHHQPRNDIERIIQLADWLSSKERERDEVNKDTYYTVPLTSIFSRLFDENKEGFCYPLEPLDISSGFPKENIKLNTAHYENFATKFLEEIGKVTNDEQLFYLLEKYWWCIPAQTTNHVPDISLFDHSRTTAAIALCLYIEYANNKLTREDLIKMDKNDKEHFILINGDVSGIQNFIFNIPSKGAAKSLKGRSVYISLLTDVIANYIVKRLNLKQANILYNGGGNFYILAPKSAEEDFKNIRREIGEVLLNAHRGSIYVAIDYINLAPKDFDEFTKKWDKVKRKVNKSKRKKWHEIDLQQNFDKVFGPYGIFTKENEHCYLCGIDKSERKVSYNNDLEKSLCSLCESFIKITSDLSTANALKIEEVDDNRFNTKINTYEDIFRSFGFRYKFVNINTDIDLEQNGRMYLINNTDFIENGYRGFKFGAFNLPLDPQNGNILTFEQIAEKSKGDNKLGVLKLDVDNLGNIFLNGLGKSTSISRVAFLSRMLALYFQGYINELVKKRGWQEKLYIVFSGGDDTFIIGSWDTVLEFYQAFYEDFKKFVCQHPKVNFSAAISIFRYDYPVIMSAEIVEDKLNEAKNFLDKGEKQPTKNKVNLLGETFNKEEISKVLEFKDLLLEIIKENSKDKNFGRSFLFKIQKSTLGFKNILEKSTKGLVDNFRFWRLAYYLREINEGVTVNGEKINYAEKILDFYREIVLDNILDKSQNKKIKNIMIIPVAIKLALLETRD
- the csm4 gene encoding type III-A CRISPR-associated RAMP protein Csm4 — its product is MKIFKLFPSELTKFHLGDSNRKLKDYFSSDQLFSALYNCGMLLFNKDDSFFKELKETTFTSLFPGISIKFNEEVKDIIFLPKPLCAMEIGDKNVSRLVNHKKFKKIKFISFDLYKEMQKMWDDKEKEIKLDLSKVVIVGGTYACTLEELQHLQEKIDFNNVKLFKTRVVPKVVISRLNDTSDNFYFQDELEVNYYKARDVIIRPFFYFLCKEEVSSKFKGVVRLLADEGIGGKRSLSNGIFEEVLEGDFEEEIFNHSSGYYMNLSSIYPKKEEVVNLDCYELEERNGYIYSGRTTGIRKKTVRLIKEGSIFKDVISGRLMEMKEDVFKEHCIYLYGKGFLIPFGEVVK
- the csm3 gene encoding type III-A CRISPR-associated RAMP protein Csm3; the protein is MQLKGKLFIKGRILALTGLHIGGSKTDVAIGEIENSVIKTSQGIPYIPGSSLKGKIRSLLEKTKLNNIIEKNSHKENYICNCGKCNVCVIFGAGAGCSEDVKGSTRLIVRDAYLNQKTIEKMENKEGEFGNLHLTYTESKWENSINRLTSKADNPRQTERVPSGAEFDFQFIYNIMEDKDIDERFKELLLGLSLLEDDYLGGSGSRGYGKVKFIIDEISLKTIKNYLESNTTPINIAEKMDTLEIIKENENEILNKIRQALGEDENENL
- the csm2 gene encoding type III-A CRISPR-associated protein Csm2, giving the protein MNKYHNYGKPNKKYNPSNRNNDEEQKKKMEEINRIHNFFKEIILILDEQMDKYDEFCNKAKEYAELLKKSKVTTSKIRKIYARIMQAKKVSDLKKLRPLLAYTAGRDNKAKYFMELLDQLIEKMTLQEDEQGKKQVENFKTFMEAIVAYRKYVGEDE